One region of Primulina tabacum isolate GXHZ01 chromosome 1, ASM2559414v2, whole genome shotgun sequence genomic DNA includes:
- the LOC142520457 gene encoding protein ARV 2-like isoform X2, whose product MNADGCTNRFRCVQCGFPIDTLYIQYSPGNIRLMKCEYCKVVADEYIECEVMILIIDLILHKPQAYRHLFYNRFSKEAVNFQGLLWKSVLAFLLLDIYRMWTLRMNENEWTLPATVVSFLLDFGKMFARVVLENLIFLAVMIHGTGKLQSASARVFGWKEVSLIVIISSYFKIFLMAMMVWKFPSSVIFIIDMFVMSSNYVALKDRVRIMMWSCLMKITSISPLISINQQLKVQIWP is encoded by the exons ATGAATGCTGATGGTTGTACTAATAGATTCAGATGTGTGCAGTGTGGGTTCCCCATTGACACGCTTTACATTCAGTACTCTCCAGGAAATATTCGGCTCATGAAATGT GAATACTGCAAAGTTGTTGCTGATGAGTACATTGAGTGTGAAGTCATG ATCCTCATAATCGATTTGATTCTGCACAAGCCACAAGCTTATCGACATCTGTTTTACAATAGATTTTCTAAAGAGGCTGTGAATTTTCAG GGCTTGTTGTGGAAATCAGTTTTGGCATTCCTTCTTCTGGACATCT ACAGAATGTGGACTTTGAGGATGAATGAGAATGAATGGACTTTGCCAGCGACAGTTGTTTCATTTCTTCTGGATTTTGGTAAG ATGTTCGCTCGTGTTGTCCTTGAGAACCTCATCTTTCTTGCTGTGATGATTCATGGCACTGGAAAGTTGCAGAGCGCATCTGCTAGAGTTTTTGG GTGGAAAGAGGTCTCGCTTATAGTCATCATTTCAAGTTACTTCAAGATCTTTCTCATGGCCATGATG GTATGGAAGTTCCCGTCCTCTGTGATTTTCATCATTGACATGTTTGTCATGTCATCAAATTATGTGGCCTTGAAAG ATCGAGTACGTATAATGATGTGGAGTTGCTTAATGAAAATTACGAGTATTTCACCCCTGATATCAATTAATCAGCAATTAAAAGTTCAAATATGGCCATGA
- the LOC142520457 gene encoding protein ARV 2-like isoform X1 has translation MNADGCTNRFRCVQCGFPIDTLYIQYSPGNIRLMKCEYCKVVADEYIECEVMILIIDLILHKPQAYRHLFYNRFSKEAVNFQGLLWKSVLAFLLLDIYRMWTLRMNENEWTLPATVVSFLLDFGKMFARVVLENLIFLAVMIHGTGKLQSASARVFGWKEVSLIVIISSYFKIFLMAMMVWKFPSSVIFIIDMFVMSSNYVALKVVEAVITDSMMMRCLTVCLVAHGLKFLSCQGLIVQC, from the exons ATGAATGCTGATGGTTGTACTAATAGATTCAGATGTGTGCAGTGTGGGTTCCCCATTGACACGCTTTACATTCAGTACTCTCCAGGAAATATTCGGCTCATGAAATGT GAATACTGCAAAGTTGTTGCTGATGAGTACATTGAGTGTGAAGTCATG ATCCTCATAATCGATTTGATTCTGCACAAGCCACAAGCTTATCGACATCTGTTTTACAATAGATTTTCTAAAGAGGCTGTGAATTTTCAG GGCTTGTTGTGGAAATCAGTTTTGGCATTCCTTCTTCTGGACATCT ACAGAATGTGGACTTTGAGGATGAATGAGAATGAATGGACTTTGCCAGCGACAGTTGTTTCATTTCTTCTGGATTTTGGTAAG ATGTTCGCTCGTGTTGTCCTTGAGAACCTCATCTTTCTTGCTGTGATGATTCATGGCACTGGAAAGTTGCAGAGCGCATCTGCTAGAGTTTTTGG GTGGAAAGAGGTCTCGCTTATAGTCATCATTTCAAGTTACTTCAAGATCTTTCTCATGGCCATGATG GTATGGAAGTTCCCGTCCTCTGTGATTTTCATCATTGACATGTTTGTCATGTCATCAAATTATGTGGCCTTGAAAG TTGTTGAAGCAGTGATCACCGACTCAATGATGATGAGATGCTTGACAGTTTGCCTTGTGGCTCATGGTTTAAAGTTTTTATCCTGTCAAGGACTTATTGTCCAATGTTAG
- the LOC142520847 gene encoding uncharacterized protein LOC142520847 isoform X1, with protein MAVSQTRNSGINLLRLNGMPILEQLHLEERLLRTTSQNWCLVNDGATHPTIVMGVSGKPVELLDTESVLRDGIPVIRRYTGGGTVIVDHGTIFVTFICNKDAISGLQSYPQPIMSWSSLLYKGVFQGIGDFTLRENDYVIGNRKFGGNAQSITKNRWVHHTSFLWDYEICHMGYLKLPKRAPQYRQARDHLEFICRMKDYMTRSDFIDRTINAVGCHFLLRYSEPKAIQWPLGTKFEPSSRLLRKQELDEAIFNSSTAVSAPLSL; from the exons ATGGCAGTATCACAGACAAGAAACAGTGGGATCAATCTTCTTAGGCTGAATGGAATGCCCATTCTTGAGCAGCTGCACTTGGAGGAGAGACTTCTAAGAACCACATCACAAAATTGGTGCCTCGTCAATGATGGAGCCACTCATCCCACCATTGTCATGGGTGTCTCAGG GAAGCCAGTGGAACTTCTTGATACTGAGTCTGTTTTAAGAGATGGAATTCCGGTCATTCGAAGGTATACTGGAGGTGGTACAGTTATTGTGGACCATGGGACAATTTTTGTGACATTTATATGCAATAAGGATGCAATTTCAGGTTTACAATCATATCCTCAACCTATCATGTCTTGGAGTAGCCTATTATATAAAGGTGTATTTCAAGGAATTGGAGATTTTACCCTTCGTGAGAATG ATTATGTGATCGGCAACCGTAAGTTCGGTGGAAATGCTCAATCTATTACCAAGAATAGATGGGTCCACCATACGTCATTTTTATGGGATTATGAAATTTGTCACATGGGTTATCTCAAACTTCCAAAACGAGCTCCTCAGTATCGACAG GCAAGGGATCATCTGGAATTTATATGCCGGATGAAGGACTATATGACGAGATCCGATTTCATTGACAGAACAATCAATGCAGTCGGCTGCCATTTCCTGCTAAGATACTCGGAGCCGAAAGCAATTCAGTGGCCTTTAGGTACCAAATTTGAACCCTCCAGTAGGCTATTAAGGAAGCAGGAATTGGACGAAGCCATTTTCAACTCCTCCACAGCCGTTTCAGCCCCCTTATCTCTGTGA
- the LOC142520847 gene encoding uncharacterized protein LOC142520847 isoform X2: MAVSQTRNSGINLLRLNGMPILEQLHLEERLLRTTSQNWCLVNDGATHPTIVMGVSGKPVELLDTESVLRDGIPVIRRYTGGGTVIVDHGTIFVTFICNKDAISGLQSYPQPIMSWSSLLYKGVFQGIGDFTLRENDYVIGNRKFGGNAQSITKNRWVHHTSFLWDYEICHMGYLKLPKRAPQYRQNNQCSRLPFPAKILGAESNSVAFRYQI, encoded by the exons ATGGCAGTATCACAGACAAGAAACAGTGGGATCAATCTTCTTAGGCTGAATGGAATGCCCATTCTTGAGCAGCTGCACTTGGAGGAGAGACTTCTAAGAACCACATCACAAAATTGGTGCCTCGTCAATGATGGAGCCACTCATCCCACCATTGTCATGGGTGTCTCAGG GAAGCCAGTGGAACTTCTTGATACTGAGTCTGTTTTAAGAGATGGAATTCCGGTCATTCGAAGGTATACTGGAGGTGGTACAGTTATTGTGGACCATGGGACAATTTTTGTGACATTTATATGCAATAAGGATGCAATTTCAGGTTTACAATCATATCCTCAACCTATCATGTCTTGGAGTAGCCTATTATATAAAGGTGTATTTCAAGGAATTGGAGATTTTACCCTTCGTGAGAATG ATTATGTGATCGGCAACCGTAAGTTCGGTGGAAATGCTCAATCTATTACCAAGAATAGATGGGTCCACCATACGTCATTTTTATGGGATTATGAAATTTGTCACATGGGTTATCTCAAACTTCCAAAACGAGCTCCTCAGTATCGACAG AACAATCAATGCAGTCGGCTGCCATTTCCTGCTAAGATACTCGGAGCCGAAAGCAATTCAGTGGCCTTTAGGTACCAAATTTGA